TATCATCTATACTATTGATATCGTCGGGAGTAATTCCCATTTCCTGCATCTTCTTCCGATAGAAGGGCGTGTTGTGATAAACGTAATCTACAATTTTCTTGAGTCGTATGCTTTGAATCTTGCGAAGACTTTCGCGGTCCATACACTCAATGCTCTCATTCCAAATCATGTGTTTCTGGTATTACTAGTTGTATGAATCTGTTTTTTGATATTAATATGTTGCAAAGTAAAGGATTTATTTGGAAAAATGATTTGTAATCTCGATTATTTTGCCGAATATTGCTCCACTTTTTAGGATTAACTATGAATTTTGAACTAACATCAGCTTACAAGCCTACCGGGGATCAGCCGGAAGCTATTGCGCAACTGACTGAAGGGGTACTTCAGGGAGTTCCCGCGCAGACTTTATTGGGAGTCACCGGATCGGGAAAAACATTTACCATTGCCAATGTAATTGCGAATATCAATAAACCGACATTGATCTTGAGCCATAATAAAACGCTGGCTGCACAGTTGTATGGCGAGTTTAAAGGTTTCTTTCCGAATAATGCGGTGGAATATTACGTTTCCTATTATGATTATTACCAACCGGAAGCCTATTTGCCAAGTAGTGATACATATATAGAAAAAGACTTGATGATTAATGACGAAATCGATAAACTTCGTCTTGCCGCCACTTCCGCCCTGCTCTCCGGAAGAAAAGATGTGGTAGTGGTTTCTTCCGTTTCCTGCATTTATGGTATGGGAAACCCTTCGGACTTCTATAAAAATGTAATTGATATAGAACGGGGACGCATGATGGATCGCAATGTGTTTCTTCGCCGTTTGGTAGATAGCTTGTATGTACGCAACGATATTGATCTCAATCGTGGTAATTTCCGTGTGAAAGGTGATACGGTGGATGTTTATCTGGCTTACACGGACAATCTGCTTCGCGTCACTTTCTGGGGAGATGAAATTGATGGCATAGAAGAGGTAGATCCTATTACAGGCGTCACTATCGCTCCTTTCGATGCTTATAAAATTTATCCGGCCAACTTGTTTATGACTACAAAGGAAGCGACTCTCCGTGCTATCCATGAAATAGAGGATGACTTGACCAAACAAGTGGCATTCTTTGAGTCTATCGGCAAAGAGTATGAAGCTAAACGATTATATGAACGGGTTACTTACGATATGGAAATGATTCGGGAGCTCGGGCATTGTTCCGGCATTGAAAATTATTCCCGTTATTTCGACGGTCGCACAGCAGGTACCCGTCCTTACTGTTTGCTTGATTTCTTTCCGGATGACTTTCTGATTGTAATTGACGAAAGTCACGTAAGTGTCCCACAAGTCCGTGCTATGTATGGTGGTGACCGTGCACGTAAAATCAATCTTGTGGAATATGGTTTCCGCCTGCCTGCTGCCATGGATAACCGTCCGCTGAAATTTGAAGAGTTTCAGGAGATGGCAAAACAAGTCATTTACGTCAGTGCTACGCCCGCAGATTATGAATTAATTCAATCCGAAGGTATTGTTGTAGAGCAGGTAATTCGTCCTACTGGTTTGCTGGATCCTATTATTGAAGTTCGTCCGAGCCTTAATCAGATTGATGATTTAATGGAAGAAATCCAACTGCGGATCGAGAAAGAAGAGCGTGTACTTGTCACTACGCTGACCAAACGGATGGCGGAAGAGTTGACGGAATACCTTCTTAATAATAATGTAAGATGTAATTATATCCATAGCGATGTCGATACACTTGAACGTGTCAAAATCATGGATGATCTCCGGCAAGGAATCTACGATGTACTCATTGGAGTGAATCTGCTTCGTGAGGGACTAGACCTTCCTGAAGTATCGCTCGTAGCCATTCTTGACGCAGATAAGGAAGGGTTCCTTCGCTCCCATCGTTCCCTGACACAAACCGCAGGACGTGCCGCACGTAATGTGAACGGAAAAGTTATCATGTATGCCGACAAGATGACGGATAGCATGAAGTTGACCATTGACGAGACTAACCGTCGTCGTGAAAAACAGTTGGCATATAATGAAGCAAACGGTATTACTCCACAACAAATCAAGAAGGCTAGAAACTTGGCTGTATTTGGTAATGCAAACTCCGAAGCAAATGATTTACTGAAGGAGAAACATGCTTATATCGAACCTGCCACGCCAAATATCGCAGCCGATCCGGTGGTACAGTATATGAGCAAACCGCAAATGGAAAAGAGCATCGAGCGTACCCGCAAACTTATGCAGGAAGCCGCCAAGAAATTGGAATTCATTGAAGCTGCCCAATATCGTGACGAATTACTGAAACTGGAAGATTTAATGAAAGAAAAATGGGGATAAGTTTTTTATTCTCCATCTAATACGCAAGATGGAGAATCTTAACAAGTCTATAATATCGGAATCAAACATTTAACTAGTGTTATAAAAACACTAATCATTCACTGATAATTTGCAAATATCACGAAAGTCCGTATCTTTGCACTGTGTTTTTCATAGTATTAGATTTAAGGTTAACAAAGGTTGGAGCAAGGCGTTGCTCCTTTTTTTATGCCCGTACTTATCCTGTCTTTCTTATTTCGAACACACCACAAAAAACAGTGACGCTATCCGGGTGGGATACCGTCACTATCATAGCCACATACCGTCACTATGCCAACCGGATAGTGACGCCATTTTTATTCACTATTTTCTAATACGAAGAGTTTACTTATTTACGACCGTCGCATCAAAATCTGCCAACATTCCTCAAAGCGCTTTGTCTATCGCAGCTTTAATCAATGGCTCCATAATATCATATCCTTCACCTGTCGGATGAACTCCATCTTTTGTATATTGAGGATTCAAAGCTTGATTATCTCCGGCCACCATTGCCTTATAATAATTTACGAACGGAATTTTATTAGCCTTAGCATAAGCCTCTATACGGGCATTCAAGGCTTGAATCTTCTGTGGAGCATCCTTTATTTCCATTCTCCATTTAAAAGCCGCAGCAGGAAGTACGGAAGTCAATATCACCTTTATCTTATTTGCCTTAGCCAGTTCGACCATAGAAACGATATTGCCAAAAGTATAATCTTCATTGTAAGGATTCGTATTTTCCGCCACATCATTGGTTCCGGCATTAATGACTACCAAAGCTGGAGAAAGATTTATCACATCTTCACGGAAGCGCAGCAAGAACTGATAGGAAGTCTGCCCACTAATACCACGACCGATATATCCGTTCGTCTTAAAAAACTCCGGATGAGTCCGCACCCAGCCTTCGGTAATGGAGTTTCCCATGAACACAACTCTTTTCTCTTTTTTTGCCGGTTTTGGTAACTCTACATTCTCTTTAGCATAGCGAGCCAAGTTTGCAAAATCCTTTTTCTGAGCAAAAGTCTCTCCTATTGAGAAACTCAAACAAATAACGGCCAATAATACCCAGTGGCCTATCCTTTTCCCTTTCATCTTTATATTTTTAAGTATTAGTGAAATATTAATCGCACGCAAAGATAAAGAATTCTCATATATATTGTTACTCAATCAGCGAATAAGCGTTAACATCAAGCTCAGATTTCTTAATCTATGTTATATAACATATTGTTTTTCTTGGATTATTTGCTATTGTCGCAAAAGTCCGTACCTTTGCAATGTGTTTTTCATAGTATTAGATTTAAGGTTAACAAAGGTTGGAGCAAGGCGTTGCTCCTTTTTTTATGTCCATACGTTTGCATAACACATCCTCTAAACTCTTTTCTAGCAGCCTATTTTATAGTTAACTTTTTATAAACAAAACATTTTTTTATTTTAATCTCCAAATATTTCATACATTTGCGCTGTTTTTTAAAACATATTCACTAAAACAAATAAAACTAAGTTTATGAAAAGATTAGCATTTATTCTATTGGCCACTCTAATGATGGCTGGAAACACATCCGCACAACACAAACCCACAAAAGGTTCGTGGAGTACTGAAGTCCAAATCAATCCTTTTGATCAAGATGGAGAAACATTTAGTTTGGATGGATTGAAAGTTCGTTATTTCTTCAATGATAAAAATGCAATTCGGCTGAAAGTA
The DNA window shown above is from Bacteroides faecium and carries:
- the uvrB gene encoding excinuclease ABC subunit UvrB, translated to MNFELTSAYKPTGDQPEAIAQLTEGVLQGVPAQTLLGVTGSGKTFTIANVIANINKPTLILSHNKTLAAQLYGEFKGFFPNNAVEYYVSYYDYYQPEAYLPSSDTYIEKDLMINDEIDKLRLAATSALLSGRKDVVVVSSVSCIYGMGNPSDFYKNVIDIERGRMMDRNVFLRRLVDSLYVRNDIDLNRGNFRVKGDTVDVYLAYTDNLLRVTFWGDEIDGIEEVDPITGVTIAPFDAYKIYPANLFMTTKEATLRAIHEIEDDLTKQVAFFESIGKEYEAKRLYERVTYDMEMIRELGHCSGIENYSRYFDGRTAGTRPYCLLDFFPDDFLIVIDESHVSVPQVRAMYGGDRARKINLVEYGFRLPAAMDNRPLKFEEFQEMAKQVIYVSATPADYELIQSEGIVVEQVIRPTGLLDPIIEVRPSLNQIDDLMEEIQLRIEKEERVLVTTLTKRMAEELTEYLLNNNVRCNYIHSDVDTLERVKIMDDLRQGIYDVLIGVNLLREGLDLPEVSLVAILDADKEGFLRSHRSLTQTAGRAARNVNGKVIMYADKMTDSMKLTIDETNRRREKQLAYNEANGITPQQIKKARNLAVFGNANSEANDLLKEKHAYIEPATPNIAADPVVQYMSKPQMEKSIERTRKLMQEAAKKLEFIEAAQYRDELLKLEDLMKEKWG
- a CDS encoding SGNH/GDSL hydrolase family protein gives rise to the protein MKGKRIGHWVLLAVICLSFSIGETFAQKKDFANLARYAKENVELPKPAKKEKRVVFMGNSITEGWVRTHPEFFKTNGYIGRGISGQTSYQFLLRFREDVINLSPALVVINAGTNDVAENTNPYNEDYTFGNIVSMVELAKANKIKVILTSVLPAAAFKWRMEIKDAPQKIQALNARIEAYAKANKIPFVNYYKAMVAGDNQALNPQYTKDGVHPTGEGYDIMEPLIKAAIDKAL